A stretch of the Chanos chanos chromosome 1, fChaCha1.1, whole genome shotgun sequence genome encodes the following:
- the map7a gene encoding ensconsin, translated as MPASCQSLAGQEGEWRRANRPTSLPMSGTTEDRQQKMDGPARRHGESHALKVDERLRLARERREEYQKQLASREQGWLAREERARRYYEKHLEERRRKLEEQRLREERRRMAVEEKRKQRLKEERERYESVVLKTMERSQKAKQRSVHSSHRGNRLCRTLASRRTLTKWERNLISRLQTPTVSFLARSRSVACLSREAVVHVCPRSASCHSVSSNITQKHRSSPGQQRPTGASNLSGDKHQRGNRAANGQPLSLGSLERRDLKKLQPQTANAKVRPASKSQNRRALPPQGPQSNPPLRQSTNPEVMAPLPEEENPVPERMVSSSISQTKESASPPRGNNRIHPNPDPPEPHKIPTFSSQTVNGSCQHSPGEMNRPSAGTTDPEEATRLLAEKRRQARQQREREEEERRQREETERRRREELARRRAEERARLEAEAQLLEEKKRKDEEEQRQTEEEIASRQREEDRRLQQQREEEEARQKLIAEQQRLEREKHFQREEAERQERKKRLEEIMKRTRKIDPADMKSAPPSSTANHTLSNENAVPTQNGPLEDVIGLPGKNNSSKLCFADGEDMVPTVAFKERRSLRTLAGLDDIQAHQRAGELSHPPSIMHSARPSMP; from the exons ATGCCAGCCTCATGTCAGAGCCTGGCAGGGCAGgagggagagtggaggagggCTAACAGACCCACATCGCTGCCTATGTCCGGCACCACGGAGGATAGGCAGCAGAAGATGGACGGCCCTGCCAGGAGACATGGAG AGTCACATGCTCTTAAGGTGGATGAAAGACTGCGTCTAGCtcgagagaggagagaagaataCCAGAAACAGCTCG CTTCACGGGAGCAGGGCTGGCTAGCTCGGGAGGAACGCGCCAGACGATACTATGAGAAACACCTGGAGGAGCGTCGTAGGAAACTGGAGGAGCAGAGattgagggaggagaggaggagaatggcAGTGGAGGAGAAACGCAAGCAGAGActaaaagaagagaga GAGCGTTATGAATCCGTGGTCCTTAAAACCATGGAGAGGAGTCAGAAAGCCAAGCAAAGATCTGTCCACTCTTCTCACAGAGGAAACAG GCTTTGCCGCACACTAGCTTCACGTCGTACTTTGACTAAGTGGGAGAGAAACCTGATCAGTCGTCTTCAGACTCCCACTGTCTCTTTCTTAGCCAGGAGCAGAAGTGTTGCTTGCCTCTCACGAGAAGCAG TTGTTCATGTCTGTCCCCGTTCAGCCTCATGCCATTCTGTGAGCTCTAACATTACACAAAAGCACCGTTCCAGCCCAGGTCAGCAACGGCCTACAGGTGCCTCCAATCTGAGCGGTGACAAGCACCAAAGGGGAAACAGAGCCGCCAATGGGCAACCG TTGTCTCTAGGCAGCCTAGAGAGAAGAGACTTGAAGAAGCTGCAACCTCAGACAGCTAATGCCAAAGTCAGGCCAGCTTCAAAATCGCAGAACAGAAGAGCATTACCGCCCCAGGG GCCTCAAAGCAATCCACCTCTCAGACAGTCTACCAACCCAGAGGTTATGGCGCCTCTCCCAGAGGAGGAGAACCCAGTGCCAGAGCGAATGGTCTCCTCCAGTATCTCACAGACTAAGGAGTCAGCATCTCCTCCACGAGGGAACAACAGAATCCACCCAAACCCAGACCCTCCAGAGCCTCATAAAATACCTACATTCTCCTCTCAGACAGTCAATG ggTCCTGTCAACACTCCCCAGGGGAAATGAACAGACCCTCCGCGGGCACGACCGATCCCGAGGAGGCCACACGGCTGCTGGCGGAGAAGAGACGACAGGCCCGacagcagagggagagggaggaggaggagcgcagacagagggaggagacagagag GCgaaggagagaggagctggCACGCCGAAGAGCGGAGGAGCGAGCTCGTCTGGAGGCAGAGGCCCAGCtgctggaggagaagaagaggaaagatgaggaagagcagagacagactgaagaaGAGATTGCcagtagacagagagaagaagacaggagGCTCCAGCAGCAG CGGGAGGAAGAAGAGGCTCGTCAGAAGCTAATAGCAGAGCAACagagactagagagagagaaacactttcAGAGAGAAGAGGCCGAAcgacaggagaggaaaaag CGCCTGGAGGAAATCATGAAAAGAACCAGGAAAATTGATCCTGCAGATATG AAATCTGCTCCACCCAGTAGCACCGCAAACCATACCCTCTCCAATGAGAACGCCGTACCCACACAGAACGGGCCCTTAGAGGACGTGATTGGCTTGCCAGGCAAAAACAACAGCTCTAAACTATGCTTCGCTGATGGAGAGGACATGGTTCCAACTGTGGCCTTTAAAGAACGCAGGTCCCTCCGTACTCTTGCGGGCCTAGATGACATCCAGGCTCATCAGAGAGCAGGTGAGCTTTCACATCCACCCTCAATAATGCACTCTGCCAGACCAAGCATGCCATAA